In Limanda limanda chromosome 21, fLimLim1.1, whole genome shotgun sequence, a genomic segment contains:
- the LOC133027370 gene encoding bone morphogenetic protein 2-like, whose translation MPAGALRLWLLVLALHPRCVTQLAIPQRARGWAASDETKRTASEHLDALLQLKESLRGPAAAAPHKKAPQFMVDLFNAVSVTDGRPKSQKEILEGNIVRSFVDKGHAGERLHFFDLSSFGREERMIKAEFRWFRKKQKFYMGKSHGPHFYKVDLYEVLDSRVKPWRGNLITSRLVPLYTQGWEVFNVTQTVSKWIRNSQENNGILMVTTLPSGNWMESAVASSKQKAELTEANSYLVIFSDDVKTGAFNQSYLGQAQPAAAAPELRDHRSRTRRAFPDPSLHESPQPCQRVPLFVDFEEIGWSGWIISPRGYNAYHCKGSCPFPLGGSLKATNHATVRSIMHALKLSSDEVGAPCCVPDRLQSISLLYFDEEENVVLKQYDDMVALSCGCH comes from the exons ATGCCCGCAGGAGCTCTGCGCCTGTGGCTGCTGGTCCTCGCCCTCCATCCCAGATGCGTCACCCAGCTCGCCATCCCGCAGCGGGCCAGGGGGTGGGCGGCCTCGGACGAGACCAAGAGGACGGCCAGCGAGCACCTGGacgcgctgctgcagctgaaggaGTCGCTCCGGGGTCCGGCGGCGGCGGCCCCTCACAAGAAGGCCCCTCAGTTCATGGTGGATCTCTTTAACGCGGTGTCGGTCACGGACGGGAGGCCAAAGAGCCAGAAGGAAATCCTGGAAGGAAACATTGTGCGGAGCTTTGTGGATAAAG GTCATGCTGGAGAGAGGTTACACTTCTTCGACCTGTCGTCTTtcggcagagaggagagaatgatCAAAGCGGAGTTTCGCTGGTTCAGGAAGAAACAGAAGTTTTACATGGGAAAGTCACACGGGCCTCATTTCTATAAG GTGGATCTGTACGAGGTGTTGGACAGCCGGGTGAAGCCTTGGAGAGGAAACCTCATCACCTCCAGACTGGTGCCCCTCTACACTCAGGGATGGGAGGTCTTCAACGTCACTCAAACA GTATCTAAGTGGATCCGTAACAGCCAGGAGAATAACGGCATCCTGATGGTGACCACCCTCCCCTCTGGGAACTGGATGGAGTCAGCGGTGGCCTCATCCAAGCAGAAGGCAGAGCTGACGGAGGCAAACTCCTACCTGGTCATATTCTCAGATGATGTCAAGACAGGAGCGTTCAACCAGTCATACCTGG GACAAGCtcaacctgcagcagcagcacctgagCTCCGCGACCACCGCAGCCGAACGCGACGAGCATTTCCCGACCCCTCGCTCCACGAGTCGCCCCAGCCCTGCCAGCGGGTCCCTCTCTTCGTCGACTTCGAGGAGATCGGCTGGTCGGGCTGGATCATCTCCCCGCGGGGTTACAACGCCTACCACTGCAAAGGCTCCTGTCCCTTCCCGCTGGGGGGCAGCCTCAAAGCCACCAACCACGCCACGGTGCGCTCCATCATGCACGCGCTCAAGCTCTCGAGCGACGAGGTGGGAGCGCCCTGCTGTGTGCCCGACAGACTCCAGTCCATCAGCTTGTTATACTTCGATGAGGAGGAGAACGTGGTTTTGAAGCAGTACGACGACATGGTGGCGTTGAGCTGCGGCTGTCACTGA